From the Oryza glaberrima chromosome 5, OglaRS2, whole genome shotgun sequence genome, one window contains:
- the LOC127773176 gene encoding small heat shock protein, chloroplastic-like encodes MMQPFTTSPVAHAPRAGRLSWTGASCRPSRCWVRVRSMRNGSTESLDHLQRASKARPRQQQGTPSARRRVIQTTPFGLWDSFPEARTLDQMMRTMERIMDGDADSDRMLVVPASAVTAAPAAARAVDNGAATAAYRRGRTPWEIKERAGAYLVRYDMPGMMREDVTVSVQDRKLVVVAEKAAKDGEAVEAADGEDEGEAWPAASFGRYRTRVELPENVEVERIAAEVRDGVLYLTIPKVASGGKVVNIQVH; translated from the exons ATGATGCAACCATTCACCACATCCCCAGTGGCTCACGCTCCTAGAGCAGGCAGGCTCTCATGGACTGGCGCTTCGTGCCGGCCCAGCAGATGCTGGGTGAGAGTACGGTCCATGAGGAACGGGTCTACCGAGAGCCTGGACCATCTGCAGAGGGCCTCAAAGGCTAGaccgcggcagcagcaggggACTCCCAGCGCCAGGAGGAGAGTCATCCAAACCACGCCATTTG GGTTATGGGACAGCTTCCCGGAGGCGAGGACGCTGGACCAGATGATGCGGACCATGGAGCGTATCATGGACGGCGACGCCGACAGCGACCGCATGCTCGTCGTGCCGGCCTccgcggtgacggcggcgccggcagctgCCCGCGCCGTCGACAACGGCGCCGCCACAGCCGCCTACAGGCGTGGGCGGACGCCGTGGGAGATCAAGGAGCGCGCCGGGGCGTACCTGGTGCGGTACGACATGCCGGGCATGATGAGGGAGGACGTGACGGTGAGCGTGCAGGACCGGAAGCTGGTGGTGGTCGCCGAGAAGGCGGCCAAGGATGGGGAGGCCGTGGAGGCGGCTGACGGTGAGGACGAGGGGGAGGCGTGGCCGGCGGCAAGCTTCGGGAGGTACAGGACGCGGGTGGAGCTGCCGGAGAACGTGGAGGTGGAGCGGATCGCGGCGGAGGTGAGGGACGGCGTGCTCTACCTCACCATCCCCAAGGTGGCCTCCGGCGGCAAGGTCGTCAACATCCAGGTGCACTAG